One genomic region from Methylocystis echinoides encodes:
- a CDS encoding tyrosine-type recombinase/integrase — protein MAKADEDKTRGRALAEPAPHLAALSEKARDYARNARSENTQRAYDADWRHFASWLRRQGLDPLPPDPQTVGLYLAACVEGGPGRPPLSVSSLERRLSGICWRYRQLGRLLDTGDPHIATVLAGIRRAHGRPPVQKEAIFADELLAMLAVLDNDLRGLRDKAILAIGFAGGLRRSEIVGLDCGPEQTDDGTGWIEIVGADQNGGGLLLTLNGKTGWREVEIGRGSSSLTCPVAMLETWLKLGRITRGPVFRPLARKNGGVSAERLSDKHVARLVQKCALAAGLRGDLPEGERRRAFSGHSLRAGLASSAQIEEGHVQRHLGHASAEMTRRYQRKRDRFKVNLTKAAGL, from the coding sequence ATGGCTAAAGCCGACGAGGACAAGACCCGCGGCAGGGCGCTCGCCGAGCCCGCCCCGCATCTCGCGGCGCTCTCGGAAAAGGCCCGCGACTACGCCCGCAACGCCCGCTCGGAAAATACCCAAAGGGCCTATGACGCCGACTGGCGGCACTTCGCCTCCTGGCTACGGCGTCAGGGGCTCGATCCCCTGCCCCCGGATCCGCAGACCGTCGGCCTCTATCTCGCCGCCTGCGTCGAGGGCGGGCCGGGCCGGCCGCCGTTGTCGGTTTCCTCGCTGGAGCGCCGGCTCTCCGGCATTTGCTGGCGCTATCGCCAGCTCGGCCGCCTGCTGGACACGGGCGATCCCCATATCGCCACCGTGCTGGCCGGCATCCGCCGCGCCCATGGCCGCCCGCCGGTCCAGAAGGAGGCGATCTTCGCCGACGAGCTTCTGGCCATGCTGGCGGTCCTGGACAACGATCTGCGCGGCCTGCGCGACAAGGCTATTCTTGCCATCGGGTTCGCGGGCGGCCTGCGGCGCTCGGAGATCGTCGGCCTGGACTGCGGCCCGGAGCAGACCGACGACGGAACCGGCTGGATCGAGATCGTCGGCGCCGACCAGAACGGCGGCGGCCTGCTTTTGACCCTCAACGGCAAGACCGGCTGGCGGGAGGTCGAGATCGGCCGCGGCTCATCTTCCCTCACCTGCCCTGTCGCCATGCTCGAGACCTGGCTCAAACTCGGAAGGATCACCCGGGGTCCTGTGTTCCGGCCCCTCGCCCGCAAGAACGGCGGCGTCTCCGCCGAGCGGCTCTCGGACAAGCATGTCGCCCGCCTCGTGCAAAAATGCGCGCTCGCGGCTGGCCTGCGCGGCGATCTCCCCGAAGGAGAACGACGCCGCGCCTTTTCCGGCCACTCCTTGCGCGCCGGCCTCGCCTCCTCGGCGCAGATCGAGGAAGGCCATGTGCAAAGGCACCTCGGCCACGCCTCGGCGGAAATGACCCGCCGCTATCAGCGCAAACGCGACCGCTTCAAGGTCAACCTCACCAAGGCCGCCGGGCTGTGA
- a CDS encoding type II toxin-antitoxin system MqsA family antitoxin gives MATKDEPLPETMISPETGETLTRDLRPFTVAYKGESVVVDLPGYYPTGDGEGVHIGKEMAIVDQALRGLKEKADGVPSPETIRRLHAKLQLSWREAGALFKVGENAFDKYERGLVEPSGPTIQLMALLDRHPELAAELK, from the coding sequence ATGGCGACGAAAGACGAGCCGCTTCCCGAGACGATGATTTCTCCGGAAACCGGAGAGACGCTGACGCGCGACCTGCGCCCGTTTACGGTCGCCTACAAGGGCGAAAGCGTCGTCGTCGATCTGCCGGGCTATTATCCCACGGGCGACGGCGAGGGCGTCCACATCGGCAAGGAGATGGCCATCGTCGACCAGGCGCTTCGCGGTCTCAAGGAGAAAGCGGACGGCGTGCCATCGCCAGAAACGATCCGGCGTCTGCATGCCAAGCTTCAGCTGTCGTGGCGGGAGGCGGGCGCTCTGTTCAAGGTCGGCGAGAACGCCTTCGACAAATATGAGCGGGGCCTGGTCGAGCCGAGCGGCCCGACGATCCAGCTGATGGCGCTCCTCGACCGCCATCCAGAGCTGGCGGCGGAGTTGAAATAG